A genomic region of Haladaptatus sp. R4 contains the following coding sequences:
- a CDS encoding lysylphosphatidylglycerol synthase transmembrane domain-containing protein has product MGERLSIVRRFGTPKNLLSILFAGVLLALTAWSMADIDWNSVVGYLGETDLLWFLLALAVFHVLSLVRSLRWRTLLRNAGYELTATGALGTVAELTRIIYLGWFVNCITVARLGDVYRCSLLRRSADVEFGVTAGTVLTERVVDFSVLVVVLGISTLFAFWGDFPTFVVNALLVGAALSGLGLAGVLALRHSNRTVERLIPTRFRRYYVHLRRGTVESLDRIPTLVGYTAVGWIIEGVTMYLVAVAIGVSLPIAGAFVTALVAVLLSTVPVTPGGLGVTEVGIAFVLGWVGVDSTAVAAVTILNRLISYWSVVGVGVLLSLVGLRVPIELTTTPATSGARTFGGESRT; this is encoded by the coding sequence ATGGGCGAACGGCTATCCATCGTGCGCCGGTTCGGGACCCCGAAGAACCTGCTGTCTATCCTCTTCGCGGGCGTACTGCTGGCGCTCACCGCGTGGAGTATGGCCGATATCGACTGGAATTCGGTCGTCGGCTACCTCGGCGAGACCGACCTGCTCTGGTTTCTACTCGCACTGGCGGTGTTTCACGTGCTGTCACTCGTCCGTTCGCTTCGATGGCGGACGTTGTTGCGGAACGCAGGGTACGAACTGACCGCGACCGGAGCGCTCGGGACCGTCGCCGAACTGACGCGTATCATCTACCTCGGATGGTTCGTCAACTGCATCACGGTGGCGAGACTCGGCGACGTGTATCGCTGCTCGCTGCTCCGACGTTCGGCGGACGTCGAATTCGGCGTCACGGCCGGGACGGTGCTGACCGAGCGAGTCGTCGACTTCTCCGTTCTGGTCGTCGTTCTGGGAATCTCGACCCTGTTCGCCTTCTGGGGAGATTTCCCGACGTTCGTCGTGAACGCACTCCTCGTCGGCGCGGCTCTCTCGGGACTCGGACTCGCAGGCGTGTTGGCGTTGCGCCACTCCAACAGGACTGTCGAACGGCTGATTCCGACCCGATTTCGGCGCTACTACGTCCATCTCCGACGGGGAACTGTCGAGTCACTCGACCGGATTCCGACCCTCGTCGGCTACACCGCCGTCGGGTGGATCATCGAGGGGGTAACCATGTACCTCGTCGCGGTCGCCATCGGCGTGTCGCTTCCCATCGCAGGCGCGTTCGTCACCGCGCTCGTCGCCGTCCTGCTTTCGACCGTTCCGGTGACGCCCGGCGGACTTGGCGTCACGGAAGTCGGTATCGCGTTCGTCCTCGGCTGGGTCGGCGTGGATTCGACGGCCGTCGCGGCGGTCACCATCCTCAACCGCCTGATCAGCTACTGGAGCGTCGTCGGCGTCGGGGTCCTGCTCTCGCTCGTCGGACTCCGCGTTCCCATCGAACTGACGACGACACCCGCGACGAGCGGTGCTCGGACCTTCGGGGGTGAATCGCGAACATGA
- a CDS encoding amino acid ABC transporter permease, with amino-acid sequence MAETYHEDAAAEDRSGDGLLTDTRLKWFGIVFAGGFTLLVAYFLFRILTEFVDYDLLVAVFPRFVDAYILVLEIVIISSVLSLIGGLFVGLGRVSKTKFTHAVATGYVEFFRGTPLLFQLLVIFTGLPAFGIGRFSEWRWYAAVIGLTLNHAAYSGEAIKGGITAIPDGQMEAARSLGMSYISSMRKVVLPQALRNALAAVGNDQIILVKDTSLLTVLAIPELISVFRNVNSNQFDAWTPIVLVAVAYLAVTLPLGKLVRMLESRAAWGEEQ; translated from the coding sequence ATGGCAGAGACATATCACGAAGACGCGGCCGCCGAAGACCGCTCCGGTGACGGTTTGTTGACGGATACTCGGCTCAAATGGTTTGGAATCGTCTTCGCAGGTGGGTTTACGCTTCTCGTCGCGTACTTCCTCTTCCGAATCCTGACGGAGTTCGTCGATTACGACCTGTTGGTGGCTGTTTTCCCCCGGTTCGTCGATGCGTACATCCTCGTCCTCGAAATCGTCATCATTTCGAGCGTCCTCTCGCTCATCGGCGGGTTGTTTGTCGGATTGGGGCGCGTATCGAAAACAAAATTCACCCACGCCGTTGCGACGGGCTACGTTGAGTTCTTCCGAGGAACACCGCTCCTCTTCCAGTTACTCGTTATCTTCACCGGGCTACCGGCGTTCGGTATCGGCCGGTTCTCAGAATGGCGATGGTACGCTGCAGTCATCGGACTCACGTTGAACCACGCAGCGTACTCCGGCGAGGCCATCAAAGGCGGTATCACCGCCATTCCGGACGGACAGATGGAGGCAGCACGGTCACTCGGGATGTCGTATATTAGCTCGATGCGGAAAGTCGTCCTCCCGCAGGCGCTTCGTAACGCACTCGCCGCGGTGGGTAACGACCAGATCATCCTCGTCAAGGACACGTCATTGTTGACCGTTCTTGCCATCCCCGAACTCATCAGCGTGTTTCGGAACGTCAACAGCAACCAGTTCGACGCGTGGACGCCCATCGTTCTCGTTGCAGTCGCGTACCTCGCCGTCACGCTTCCGCTGGGGAAACTCGTTCGCATGCTCGAAAGCCGCGCCGCATGGGGTGAGGAACAATGA
- the eis gene encoding enhanced intracellular survival protein Eis yields the protein MPDYRPLPAKYEDEYDQFLRYAFRPEDGPPSDDDDDSPELGNRRGMFDGDDLLCVCKHYWFTTNIRGDWHEMAGLSAVASPPESRHGGLVRKMLVESLAEYRENEAYFSALWPFSYEFYRKYGWATVNKCAHYETTPEALDLNIEPAGEFRHLDADEWELLVPVFDAHSEEYALSIDRTEDWWRERVFKGWKKDPYVYAWMQDGEARGYLVYTINEDDDGKRLKVWEMASVDHEAHRHLLRFVQYHDSQIETVELYYTPETTDLLDIVADPRDVDCEIRAGPMFRLVDVPRALETISYDAETSVVLRVSDPLADWNDGTFELDTTGVVRCDRTDADPDVTTDVNTLSQLVAGYHSVEDAERFGELDAHEDDARADLSALFPRQDVFLREGF from the coding sequence ATGCCCGATTATCGGCCGCTGCCGGCCAAATACGAGGATGAATACGATCAGTTCCTCCGCTACGCCTTTCGACCCGAGGATGGCCCTCCGTCCGACGATGACGACGACAGCCCGGAACTCGGCAACCGACGTGGAATGTTCGACGGTGACGATTTGCTCTGTGTCTGCAAACATTACTGGTTCACGACGAACATCCGTGGCGACTGGCACGAAATGGCTGGCCTCTCGGCCGTCGCGTCGCCACCCGAAAGCCGCCACGGTGGGTTGGTCCGGAAGATGCTTGTCGAATCGCTCGCCGAGTACCGGGAAAACGAAGCGTACTTTTCCGCTCTCTGGCCCTTCTCGTACGAATTCTATCGAAAATACGGCTGGGCGACGGTGAACAAGTGTGCACACTACGAGACCACGCCGGAGGCGCTCGATTTGAACATCGAACCGGCCGGTGAGTTCCGTCACCTCGACGCCGACGAGTGGGAACTGCTCGTCCCGGTGTTCGACGCCCACAGCGAGGAGTACGCCCTCAGCATCGACCGAACCGAAGACTGGTGGCGCGAACGGGTGTTCAAGGGGTGGAAAAAGGACCCGTACGTGTACGCGTGGATGCAGGACGGCGAGGCACGTGGTTATCTCGTGTACACCATCAACGAGGACGACGACGGCAAGCGACTCAAAGTGTGGGAGATGGCGTCCGTGGACCACGAGGCTCACCGTCACCTGCTCCGATTCGTGCAGTACCACGACTCACAGATCGAGACCGTGGAGTTGTACTACACGCCGGAAACCACCGACTTGCTCGACATCGTCGCCGACCCGCGCGACGTGGACTGCGAAATCCGCGCCGGACCGATGTTCCGCCTCGTGGACGTTCCGCGCGCCCTCGAAACCATCTCGTACGACGCCGAAACGAGCGTCGTCCTCCGGGTTTCCGACCCGCTGGCCGACTGGAACGACGGGACGTTCGAACTCGACACGACCGGCGTCGTTCGCTGTGACCGCACCGACGCCGACCCCGACGTGACGACCGACGTGAACACCCTCTCGCAGTTGGTCGCGGGCTATCACTCGGTCGAGGACGCCGAGCGATTCGGGGAGTTGGACGCTCACGAAGACGACGCCCGTGCCGACCTCTCCGCTCTGTTCCCTCGTCAGGACGTGTTCCTTCGGGAAGGGTTCTGA
- a CDS encoding 3-ketoacyl-CoA thiolase → MDRVAVIGASMTQFGKRDAWIRELLAEAGQACLDDADVSPLDLEHLYVSNMASGEFEGQTGVPNALAHDLGALPAYTQRIDQTSSSGGAGIYAAWQSVASGASDLTLLVGGEKMTHKTTAESTDVIASLTHPVEYKHGLTLPSFAGLTARRYLHEYDAPRESLAKVAVKNHKNGVDNPHAQFRKEVDLETVMESPIVADPLRLYDFCPITDGSAALLFCPESKAKEYTDEYTVISGIGGATDTHVVHERDDPTVMGAAVESSELAYNMAERGPEDVDVAELHDMFTILEFLQSEAVGFFEQGEGWKAVEEGVTDRDGELPINTSGGLKSKGHPLGASGVAQAYELHQQLLGNAGERQVDAEVGLACNVGGFGNCVITTIMEQA, encoded by the coding sequence ATGGATAGAGTCGCAGTCATCGGCGCGTCGATGACCCAGTTCGGGAAACGTGACGCGTGGATACGCGAACTACTGGCGGAGGCCGGGCAGGCCTGCCTCGACGACGCGGACGTTTCGCCGCTGGACCTGGAACACCTGTACGTCTCGAACATGGCGAGCGGCGAGTTCGAGGGACAGACCGGCGTGCCGAACGCACTGGCACACGACCTCGGCGCGCTCCCGGCGTACACGCAACGAATCGACCAGACGAGTTCCAGCGGGGGGGCCGGAATCTACGCCGCGTGGCAGTCGGTCGCCTCGGGCGCGAGCGACCTGACGCTGCTCGTCGGTGGCGAGAAGATGACCCACAAGACGACCGCGGAATCGACGGACGTCATCGCCTCGCTGACCCACCCGGTCGAGTACAAACACGGCCTCACGCTCCCGAGTTTCGCGGGGTTGACCGCCCGGCGCTACCTCCACGAGTACGACGCGCCGCGCGAGAGTCTGGCGAAGGTCGCAGTGAAAAACCACAAGAACGGCGTGGACAACCCGCACGCGCAGTTCCGCAAGGAAGTCGATCTGGAGACGGTAATGGAGTCGCCCATCGTGGCCGACCCGCTCCGCTTGTATGACTTCTGTCCCATCACGGACGGGAGCGCGGCGCTGTTGTTCTGTCCCGAATCGAAGGCCAAAGAGTACACCGACGAGTACACCGTCATCTCGGGAATCGGCGGCGCAACGGACACGCACGTCGTCCACGAGCGCGACGACCCGACGGTGATGGGCGCGGCCGTCGAGAGCAGCGAACTCGCTTACAACATGGCCGAGCGAGGACCCGAGGACGTAGACGTGGCCGAACTCCACGACATGTTCACCATCCTCGAATTCCTCCAGAGCGAGGCGGTCGGCTTCTTCGAACAGGGAGAGGGCTGGAAGGCAGTCGAAGAAGGCGTCACGGACCGCGACGGGGAACTCCCCATCAACACGTCCGGCGGCCTGAAGTCGAAGGGCCACCCACTCGGCGCGAGCGGGGTCGCACAGGCCTATGAACTCCACCAACAGTTGCTCGGCAACGCCGGGGAACGGCAGGTCGATGCCGAGGTCGGCCTCGCGTGTAACGTCGGCGGGTTCGGTAATTGTGTCATCACCACCATCATGGAGCAAGCATGA
- a CDS encoding GntP family permease, which translates to MAIELAQSPLLTFAVGLILVVLLLVVWDLPAFVGLAISAFGVGLLNAVFVADFTFADAASKTATEFGNGMAGIGIPILMASVIGKSMLESGSAQRIVRGFQAAVGEENSDIALWGSSTVLAIPVFFDSVFYLLAPLARSMRARVGDNYALYLIVVGAGASVAHVFVPPTPGPLAVSDQLGIQNLGLTILIGLMVAIPSAIIAGLVYGRWLNKRIDIPLRDAMGTTTEELQERANRSSETLPNFLESALPIILAIGLVASYTIVDTFKKPYPILEPLQPVVAFVGDKNVALTIAAIAAAYTYLRWSDLSRSLWEEELTDALKSGGNIAAITAMGGAFGALLAASGIGPYIADHLQGLGIGLLVTAWLVAAIVRIAQGSATAAMLTAAGIMAPLTGQLSVSPVYMVMAIGAGGNICSWYNDSGFWLVKEIGGLTQRETLQTWTMVTTIISITGLVTVLVLSTIIPLT; encoded by the coding sequence ATGGCAATTGAATTGGCACAGAGTCCGCTGCTCACGTTCGCAGTCGGGCTTATTTTGGTCGTCCTCTTACTCGTCGTCTGGGACCTCCCGGCGTTCGTCGGATTGGCGATCTCCGCGTTCGGTGTTGGACTCCTCAACGCAGTGTTCGTCGCCGACTTCACGTTCGCCGATGCGGCGTCGAAGACGGCGACCGAGTTCGGGAACGGAATGGCAGGAATCGGGATCCCGATTCTGATGGCATCGGTCATCGGGAAGTCGATGCTCGAAAGCGGTTCCGCCCAACGCATCGTCCGGGGATTCCAGGCAGCCGTCGGAGAAGAAAATTCGGACATCGCGCTTTGGGGTAGCAGTACCGTACTCGCCATCCCGGTGTTCTTCGACAGCGTGTTTTACCTGCTGGCACCACTCGCGCGTTCGATGCGTGCGCGAGTGGGGGATAATTACGCGCTGTACCTCATCGTCGTCGGTGCCGGTGCATCCGTAGCCCACGTGTTCGTTCCGCCGACACCGGGCCCGCTGGCCGTCTCCGACCAGCTCGGCATTCAAAATCTCGGACTAACCATCCTGATCGGCCTTATGGTAGCCATCCCATCGGCAATCATAGCCGGTCTGGTGTACGGCCGCTGGCTTAACAAGCGAATCGACATCCCCCTTCGGGACGCGATGGGAACGACGACGGAGGAACTCCAGGAGCGTGCGAATCGAAGCTCGGAAACGCTTCCGAACTTCCTCGAATCGGCGCTCCCCATCATCCTCGCCATCGGACTCGTCGCTTCGTACACCATCGTGGATACGTTCAAGAAGCCCTATCCGATTCTCGAACCGCTCCAACCAGTCGTCGCGTTCGTCGGTGACAAGAACGTCGCGCTGACCATCGCCGCTATTGCTGCGGCGTACACCTACCTCCGCTGGTCCGACCTCTCGCGCTCGCTCTGGGAGGAAGAACTCACGGACGCACTGAAAAGCGGCGGAAACATCGCCGCCATCACCGCGATGGGTGGCGCGTTCGGTGCGCTCCTGGCCGCGTCCGGAATCGGCCCGTACATCGCGGACCACCTGCAGGGACTCGGCATCGGCCTGTTGGTGACCGCATGGCTCGTGGCAGCTATCGTTCGCATCGCACAGGGTTCGGCGACCGCCGCGATGCTCACCGCCGCGGGAATCATGGCTCCACTGACCGGACAGCTTTCGGTTAGCCCGGTGTACATGGTAATGGCCATCGGCGCTGGCGGAAACATCTGTTCGTGGTACAACGACTCGGGATTCTGGCTCGTCAAAGAGATCGGCGGCCTCACGCAGCGTGAAACCCTACAGACGTGGACGATGGTGACGACCATCATCTCCATCACCGGTCTCGTAACGGTGCTCGTGCTCTCGACGATCATCCCGCTGACGTAA
- a CDS encoding basic amino acid ABC transporter substrate-binding protein, with the protein MDRRTYLKASGGAFSALALAGCLGDSDNGGSGDNNGGKTSSDGNGGADNGKIIIGSDIPYKPFEYRKQDGSLEGFDPAIAESIFKGQLNRKYEFQKTSFDTIIQSLKNKSFRVIMSAMTITDERAEKVDFSDPYFTAYQTVAVRKDGNIKKLDDLKGKTVGVQKGTTGESAAEDLKKDLGGDLTISSYDQITGAFNALRNQQAAAVINDNTVNAQFVNEMDGIVFLKGKGEAAKQGKKAPDYLTLTVEEYGIAFRKDDDELRKKVNNAIKTIKDDGTYDDIYGQYFEG; encoded by the coding sequence ATGGATAGACGGACCTACCTCAAAGCGAGTGGTGGCGCGTTCTCCGCGTTGGCACTGGCTGGCTGTCTCGGCGACTCTGACAACGGTGGCAGCGGCGACAACAATGGCGGAAAAACCAGTTCGGACGGGAACGGCGGTGCCGATAACGGTAAAATCATTATCGGTTCCGACATCCCGTACAAGCCGTTCGAATATCGCAAACAGGATGGGTCGCTCGAGGGGTTCGACCCGGCGATTGCCGAGTCGATCTTCAAGGGGCAACTCAACCGGAAGTATGAGTTCCAGAAGACCAGTTTCGACACCATCATTCAGAGCCTGAAAAACAAGAGCTTCCGCGTCATCATGAGCGCGATGACCATCACGGACGAACGCGCCGAGAAGGTCGATTTCTCCGACCCCTACTTCACGGCCTATCAGACGGTCGCGGTCCGAAAGGATGGTAATATCAAGAAACTGGACGACCTGAAAGGTAAGACGGTCGGCGTTCAGAAAGGAACCACGGGTGAAAGTGCGGCAGAGGACCTCAAGAAGGACCTCGGCGGCGACCTCACCATCAGTAGCTACGACCAGATTACAGGTGCGTTCAACGCGTTGCGGAACCAGCAAGCGGCCGCCGTCATCAACGACAACACTGTCAACGCACAGTTTGTGAACGAGATGGATGGCATCGTCTTCCTCAAAGGGAAAGGGGAGGCCGCAAAACAGGGCAAGAAGGCACCCGACTATCTCACTCTCACTGTCGAGGAATACGGGATAGCCTTCCGCAAGGATGACGACGAACTGCGGAAGAAGGTGAACAATGCTATCAAGACTATCAAGGACGACGGCACGTACGACGACATATACGGCCAGTACTTCGAGGGCTGA
- a CDS encoding universal stress protein, translating to MERALVVVEPTDTAKELAYEAGTIAEGVGADLVLTHITTEQEYSARRGAMESLMSSSASYTVGEAEEGATQFASDIGDEVLSDLDVEYEVEGFLGNKAEKILDAADEYDCDHVFLTGRQRSPTGKALFGDATQGVILDFEGPVTVLTG from the coding sequence ATGGAACGTGCACTCGTGGTCGTCGAACCGACGGACACGGCAAAAGAACTCGCGTACGAAGCGGGAACCATCGCTGAAGGAGTGGGGGCCGATTTGGTTCTGACGCATATCACGACCGAACAGGAGTACAGCGCTCGCCGTGGCGCCATGGAATCACTGATGAGTAGTTCGGCGAGTTATACCGTCGGTGAGGCCGAAGAGGGAGCGACACAGTTTGCCAGCGACATCGGTGACGAGGTACTTTCGGACCTCGACGTCGAGTACGAGGTGGAGGGTTTCCTCGGCAATAAAGCCGAAAAGATACTCGATGCGGCCGACGAATACGACTGTGACCACGTCTTCCTGACGGGCCGCCAGCGGTCACCGACCGGCAAAGCCCTCTTCGGCGACGCGACACAGGGAGTCATCCTCGACTTCGAGGGGCCGGTTACCGTTCTCACGGGTTGA
- a CDS encoding amino acid ABC transporter ATP-binding protein, whose product MRTPKIEFDGVDKYFGEAHVLKDVDLDIDDGEVVVVVGPSGSGKSTLLRCTNRLEEIQGGDIRIEGESINDPNVDINFLRQRIGMVFQSFNLFPHKTALENVSLAPMDVKGLSQMDAEERSQQLLADVGLADQADSYPNQLSGGQQQRVAIARALAMDPHVMLFDEVTSALDPELVGEVLGVMRELAHEGMTMMVVTHEMGFAREVGDRIVLMADGRVIETAPPEEFFENPRTDRARQFLSMVL is encoded by the coding sequence ATGAGAACCCCGAAGATCGAGTTTGACGGCGTTGACAAATATTTCGGCGAGGCGCACGTCCTGAAGGACGTGGACCTCGATATCGACGACGGCGAAGTGGTCGTCGTCGTCGGGCCGAGCGGAAGCGGGAAATCGACGTTGCTCCGCTGCACGAATCGCCTGGAAGAGATTCAGGGCGGCGACATCCGCATCGAGGGCGAGTCCATCAACGACCCGAATGTCGATATCAACTTCCTGCGCCAGCGCATCGGCATGGTGTTCCAGAGCTTCAACCTCTTCCCGCACAAGACAGCGCTGGAGAACGTCTCCCTCGCGCCGATGGACGTGAAGGGACTGTCCCAGATGGACGCCGAAGAGCGGAGTCAACAACTCCTCGCCGACGTCGGCCTCGCCGACCAGGCGGACTCCTACCCGAACCAGCTTTCGGGCGGGCAACAACAGCGCGTGGCCATCGCCCGCGCGCTGGCGATGGACCCGCACGTCATGCTGTTCGACGAGGTGACGAGCGCGCTCGACCCCGAACTCGTCGGCGAGGTGCTCGGCGTCATGCGCGAACTCGCCCACGAGGGCATGACGATGATGGTCGTCACCCACGAGATGGGCTTCGCCCGCGAGGTGGGCGACCGAATCGTCCTCATGGCCGACGGGCGCGTCATCGAGACCGCACCGCCGGAGGAGTTCTTCGAAAACCCGCGCACCGACCGCGCGCGACAGTTCCTCTCGATGGTGCTGTAG
- a CDS encoding Zn-ribbon domain-containing OB-fold protein translates to MSGNSRFEAHRCPNGHLSYPGHPRCPECAEPQEETVDLSDLTATVITWTTSTATPPGVRQPNHIAIVEFDVDGESVRAIGQLTSDGVEIGDEVRPVYAEELRDPDAGIREKESQEWDGYRFEPVE, encoded by the coding sequence ATGAGCGGGAATTCCAGATTCGAAGCACACCGCTGTCCCAACGGCCATCTCTCGTACCCCGGTCACCCGCGCTGCCCGGAGTGCGCCGAACCGCAGGAGGAGACGGTCGATCTGAGCGATCTAACGGCAACCGTCATCACGTGGACGACCAGCACCGCGACCCCACCCGGCGTCCGCCAACCCAACCACATCGCCATCGTGGAGTTCGACGTGGACGGCGAGTCGGTGCGCGCTATCGGACAACTGACGAGTGACGGTGTCGAAATCGGCGACGAGGTGCGACCGGTGTACGCCGAGGAACTGCGCGACCCCGACGCCGGGATTCGGGAAAAGGAAAGTCAGGAGTGGGACGGCTATCGATTCGAACCGGTCGAGTGA
- a CDS encoding acyl-CoA synthetase encodes MQIDYERELSEFEWEIPEGYNLPAVIESHATEFGERRAVKFRDDEGNEEERTYADIRDDMNRFANALESLGVGEGDRVIHLLPRHPDVFAIQLGALKRGAILVPCSAMLKPKDIGFRADDCEATAAVCHDELTDMVEPVMDETPLETLVVLDGEGSEEWESFSALIDGESTEHDGPDIGADSPMSINYTSGTTGQPKPVLHRHRWMHCFERVNGRYWWGVEQDMDFSDELLWATTGTGWAKWFWSPLGAALTTGAPQFIYRGDFDPATFLSLLEEEGVTRLCAVPTQYRMFTQEEDMADYDLSLKETLSAGEPLNREPIQAFEEAFGVTPRDGYGQTETVALVTNYPGIDVKPGSMGKPTPGLGTTIIDTVDEEEVERGEIGEVAVPVDSPAIFDGYFEKPELDEKTFAGEYYRTGDLASEDEDGYFFFEGRADDIIISSGYRIGPFEVEDALVGHPAVAEAAAVGSPHDERGNVVKAYVILAEGHEGSDELVEELQTYMKEETAPYKYPRRIEFVDELPKTSSGKIRRIELRQQEVSKFGN; translated from the coding sequence GAGGAGCGAACCTACGCCGACATCAGGGACGACATGAATCGGTTCGCCAACGCGCTCGAATCGCTGGGCGTGGGCGAGGGCGACCGGGTGATCCACCTGCTGCCGCGCCATCCCGACGTGTTCGCGATTCAGCTCGGTGCGCTGAAGCGGGGAGCGATTCTGGTACCGTGTTCGGCCATGCTGAAGCCCAAGGACATCGGATTCCGGGCCGATGACTGCGAAGCGACGGCGGCCGTCTGTCACGACGAGTTGACCGACATGGTCGAACCTGTGATGGACGAGACGCCGCTGGAGACGTTGGTCGTCCTCGACGGCGAAGGGTCGGAAGAGTGGGAGTCCTTTTCGGCGCTCATCGACGGCGAATCGACCGAGCACGACGGGCCGGATATCGGGGCGGACTCGCCGATGTCGATCAACTACACGAGCGGGACGACGGGACAGCCGAAACCCGTCCTTCACCGCCATCGTTGGATGCACTGCTTCGAGCGCGTCAACGGACGCTACTGGTGGGGCGTCGAGCAGGACATGGACTTCTCGGACGAACTGCTCTGGGCGACGACCGGGACCGGGTGGGCCAAGTGGTTCTGGAGTCCGCTCGGCGCGGCGCTGACGACCGGGGCACCGCAGTTCATCTACCGGGGGGACTTCGACCCCGCGACGTTCCTCTCGCTGCTGGAGGAGGAAGGCGTCACGCGACTTTGTGCGGTACCGACCCAGTACCGGATGTTCACGCAGGAAGAGGACATGGCCGACTACGACCTCTCGCTGAAGGAGACGCTGTCGGCGGGCGAACCGCTGAACCGCGAACCGATTCAGGCGTTCGAGGAGGCGTTCGGCGTGACGCCGCGCGACGGCTACGGTCAGACGGAAACCGTCGCGCTGGTGACGAACTACCCCGGAATCGACGTGAAACCGGGAAGCATGGGCAAACCGACGCCCGGCCTCGGGACGACGATCATCGACACGGTGGACGAGGAGGAAGTCGAACGGGGCGAAATCGGCGAGGTCGCGGTGCCCGTCGATAGCCCGGCCATCTTCGACGGTTACTTCGAGAAACCGGAACTGGACGAGAAAACCTTCGCCGGGGAGTACTACCGAACCGGCGACTTGGCGAGCGAGGACGAGGACGGCTACTTCTTCTTCGAGGGGCGCGCCGACGACATCATCATCTCCTCGGGTTACCGTATCGGCCCGTTCGAGGTGGAGGACGCGCTGGTCGGCCACCCCGCAGTCGCGGAGGCCGCCGCCGTCGGCAGCCCGCACGACGAGCGCGGGAACGTCGTCAAGGCCTACGTCATCCTCGCGGAAGGCCACGAGGGAAGCGACGAGCTCGTGGAGGAGTTACAGACGTACATGAAGGAGGAGACCGCACCGTACAAGTACCCGCGACGAATCGAGTTCGTGGACGAACTGCCGAAAACGTCGAGCGGGAAGATCCGCCGCATCGAACTCCGACAGCAGGAAGTCTCGAAGTTCGGCAACTGA
- a CDS encoding SDR family NAD(P)-dependent oxidoreductase yields MVNTLDGKTAVVTGSSSGIGNAIAREFASRGANVVVNSRSEERAAEAAEEIADETDAEAGSILALEADVTDGDSLESLVEQTVEEFGSLDVWVNNAGINIRGPAEEMAMEDWQKVIDVNLTAPFRGAQLAGRQMIEQGTGGAIINISSMMGEQGQTGRTPYNTSKGGVNNLTRCLAVEWAEHDILVNAISPGYIRTEMVGDAQDQIGFDEDDVIDRTPVGRFGTPEEVANCAAFLAEGEHFMTGEILHPDGGWLSFGWGSKS; encoded by the coding sequence ATGGTGAACACACTCGACGGCAAGACTGCCGTCGTGACTGGTTCGAGTAGTGGTATCGGGAACGCTATCGCACGGGAGTTCGCGTCCCGCGGCGCGAACGTCGTCGTCAACTCCCGTTCAGAGGAGCGGGCGGCGGAGGCCGCCGAGGAAATCGCCGACGAAACCGATGCGGAGGCCGGATCCATCCTCGCGCTCGAAGCCGACGTGACGGACGGCGATTCGCTCGAATCCCTCGTCGAGCAAACCGTCGAGGAGTTCGGTTCGCTGGACGTGTGGGTGAACAACGCCGGTATCAACATCCGTGGCCCGGCCGAGGAGATGGCGATGGAGGACTGGCAGAAGGTCATCGACGTGAACCTCACCGCCCCGTTCCGCGGGGCACAGTTGGCCGGTCGGCAGATGATCGAACAGGGAACGGGCGGGGCCATCATCAACATCTCCAGCATGATGGGCGAGCAGGGACAGACTGGTCGCACACCGTACAACACGTCCAAGGGTGGCGTGAACAACCTTACCCGTTGTCTGGCCGTCGAGTGGGCCGAACACGACATTCTCGTCAACGCCATCTCGCCCGGCTACATCCGGACCGAAATGGTGGGCGACGCCCAGGACCAGATCGGATTCGACGAGGACGACGTCATCGACCGCACGCCCGTCGGCCGGTTCGGAACGCCCGAGGAAGTCGCCAACTGCGCGGCGTTCCTCGCGGAGGGTGAACACTTCATGACCGGCGAGATTCTCCATCCCGACGGCGGATGGCTCTCGTTCGGATGGGGCAGCAAGTCCTGA